In a single window of the Bacteroidota bacterium genome:
- a CDS encoding YggS family pyridoxal phosphate-dependent enzyme, with product MSIKENILQLKHSLPIEVTLVAVSKTKSVAEIMQAYDAGQRDFGENKVQEVVPKYNSLPKDIRWHLIGHLQSNKVKFIAPFIHLIHSVDSEKLLAEIDKQAKKNNRIIPVLLQIFIAKEETKFGFSAEEATALLNSDPENKYPNVEIKGLMGMASNTEDHEQVRAEFRSLKHLFDQFIIHHSSFIILSIGMSSDWKIAVKEGSSMIRVGSSIFGER from the coding sequence ATGTCCATCAAAGAAAATATCCTTCAATTAAAGCATTCCCTTCCAATAGAAGTGACCTTAGTTGCCGTTAGTAAAACAAAATCAGTGGCGGAGATCATGCAGGCGTATGATGCGGGCCAGCGCGACTTTGGTGAGAATAAAGTACAGGAGGTTGTGCCCAAATACAACTCACTGCCGAAGGATATTCGCTGGCATCTCATCGGCCATTTGCAATCGAACAAAGTGAAATTCATCGCACCTTTCATTCACCTCATTCATTCTGTGGACAGTGAAAAATTACTCGCTGAGATCGATAAACAGGCAAAAAAAAATAACCGTATCATCCCGGTCTTGCTGCAGATCTTCATCGCGAAGGAAGAAACCAAATTCGGATTTTCCGCCGAAGAAGCAACCGCTCTCCTGAATTCAGATCCTGAAAATAAATATCCGAACGTGGAAATAAAAGGATTGATGGGAATGGCGAGCAATACAGAAGATCATGAACAGGTTCGAGCGGAATTCCGATCCTTAAAACACCTCTTCGATCAATTCATCATTCATCATTCATCATTTATCATTCTTTCCATAGGAATGAGCAGCGACTGGAAAATTGCCGTGAAAGAAGGAAGTTCGATGATCAGGGTGGGAAGTTCGATTTTCGGAGAACGATAA
- a CDS encoding DUF1015 domain-containing protein, translating to MATVIPFKGIRPTRDKVGLVASRSVDNYSRNDLHEKLKSNPYTFLHVIHPDFKDGKRTKPGSNDRLKKIRDQYAEFIEEGIFLHDEKPCFYVYRQEKLGNTYTGVIACTSIEDYMNGTIRIHEQTLTEREKKLMEYLDVCDFNAEPVLFCYPDEKGIDKIIADKTAERAEYDFTTTDRVHHQLWVIDEEQQVKQLKKEFENVSSVYIADGHHRSASSALLGRSRREKNPGYSGQEPWNYYLGIFFPESQLKIFDFNRVVRDLNGLSESQFMDALRKDFDIADHGNKIFVPSSKHIFSMYLGGKWFELKMKSGRAKDEEPVQSLDAHLLTTLILSPVLGISDLKTDPRIGFVSGIKGAEELRNQVDHWKFKVAFGLYPVQMEELKRIADSGNIMPPKTTWIEPKMRSGLVVFSLSE from the coding sequence ATGGCAACAGTTATTCCATTCAAAGGAATTCGTCCAACACGCGACAAAGTGGGTTTGGTGGCTTCACGTTCGGTCGATAATTATTCGAGAAATGATCTTCATGAAAAATTAAAATCAAATCCTTACACATTTCTCCACGTCATTCATCCCGATTTCAAAGACGGAAAACGAACAAAGCCCGGGTCAAATGACCGTCTGAAAAAGATCAGGGATCAATACGCGGAATTTATTGAGGAGGGAATTTTTCTTCACGATGAAAAACCCTGCTTCTATGTTTATCGCCAGGAAAAACTCGGAAATACTTACACCGGCGTTATTGCGTGCACGAGCATTGAAGATTACATGAACGGCACGATCCGTATTCATGAACAAACGCTGACGGAGCGGGAAAAAAAATTAATGGAGTATCTCGACGTTTGCGATTTCAATGCTGAACCGGTTCTCTTCTGTTATCCCGACGAAAAAGGGATTGATAAAATCATTGCTGATAAAACTGCAGAACGTGCCGAGTACGATTTTACCACTACCGATCGTGTGCATCACCAGTTGTGGGTGATCGATGAGGAACAACAGGTGAAGCAATTGAAAAAAGAATTCGAAAATGTTTCGTCCGTTTACATTGCCGACGGACATCATCGTTCCGCTTCTTCTGCATTACTCGGCAGATCACGAAGAGAAAAAAATCCGGGTTACTCCGGGCAAGAGCCGTGGAATTATTATCTCGGTATTTTTTTTCCTGAATCGCAACTGAAAATTTTTGATTTCAACCGCGTCGTTCGTGATCTGAACGGACTTTCTGAATCGCAGTTCATGGATGCACTCAGAAAAGATTTTGATATTGCTGATCATGGCAATAAAATTTTTGTTCCTTCATCCAAACATATTTTCTCCATGTACCTCGGGGGAAAATGGTTCGAACTTAAAATGAAAAGCGGCCGCGCAAAAGATGAAGAACCTGTTCAGTCGCTGGACGCACATTTACTCACAACACTTATTCTCTCCCCTGTTCTCGGCATTTCAGATCTGAAAACAGATCCGCGCATTGGTTTTGTTTCGGGAATAAAAGGCGCAGAAGAATTAAGGAACCAGGTGGACCACTGGAAATTCAAAGTTGCTTTCGGATTATATCCCGTGCAGATGGAAGAACTGAAACGCATTGCCGACAGTGGAAACATCATGCCGCCTAAAACAACATGGATAGAACCAAAGATGAGGAGCGGGCTTGTCGTATTTTCCCTATCGGAGTGA